Proteins encoded in a region of the Vicia villosa cultivar HV-30 ecotype Madison, WI linkage group LG5, Vvil1.0, whole genome shotgun sequence genome:
- the LOC131607285 gene encoding early nodulin-like protein 9, which yields MATFIFRSNKMVHALTWFCLTLMIHKGAAYEFIVGGQKGWSVPSDSSYNPFNQWAEKSRFQVGDSLVFNYQSGKDSVLAVKSEDYASCNTASPYAKYTDGHTVIKLSQSGPHFFISGNKDNCAKNEKITVIVLSDRSNSGGSSNTNQTSNASPPSPQSSSSPPSPSPSKPDDQTPSPDTNQTPSTSDHGHPPRNGAASVFVNIAGSVGTLMASVLILSKY from the exons ATGGCCACCTTCATTTTCAGGTCTAACAAAATGGTCCATGCCTTGACCTGGTTTTGTCTCACGCTAATGATTCATAAGGGGGCTGCTTATGAGTTCATAGTTGGTGGCCAAAAGGGATGGAGTGTTCCAAGTGATTCCAGTTACAATCCTTTCAATCAATGGGCCGAAAAGAGCCGTTTTCAAGTAGGAGACTCCCTAG TGTTCAACTACCAATCTGGCAAAGACTCGGTGCTTGCTGTAAAGAGTGAAGACTATGCAAGCTGTAACACTGCTTCACCTTATGCAAAATACACTGATGGTCACACAGTCATCAAGCTCAGCCAATCAGGGCCTCATTTCTTCATCAGTGGAAACAAAGACAACTGTGCCAAAAATGAGAAAATAACAGTGATTGTTCTTTCTGACAGAAGCAACAGCGGCGGTTCATCAAACACTAACCAAACAAGCAATGCTTCTCCACCTTCACCACAATCATCATCATCGCCTCCTTCACCATCTCCTTCTAAGCCAGATGATCAAACTCCATCTCCAGATACAAACCAAACACCATCTACTAGTGATCATGGTCATCCTCCTCGCAACGGTGCTGCTTCGGTCTTTGTCAACATAGCTGGTTCTGTTGGAACACTCATGGCTTCTGTTCTTATTTTATCTAAgtattga